ggtttaaataagtcaaaaattttcgggtcatcacaggagTGGACTCCCGAAACTACACATCCAACCAAAAACACCCTTCTGATGTCGACTACATAATTAAAACAGCACTACATAATCAAATTACATCAATATTAATTCCAAGTTGACCAGCTTTCTTCTTTGGGATGAATAAACGCACACCTTGGGTCACTTTTCCACTCCTCGAAGTCAACCTTCATCTCTTCCACCCGGAACTACACAAAACCCGACCCTATCCATTTCATCTTTTCTTGGTTCTCCAAGGTTCTTCAATGGCTTCTTTTCACATAAAACCATCTCACAAACCGAAAGTCAAAAAATAAATTTCTATGGATCATTCTATCAGTTTATAGATCAAATTAATTACATATTCATGTTCCTGGATATTTGTTTAAGCTATTTGAAGCTTAAAATCAAATTAAAACATCAAGGTGCTCATGAATTTTTAGATCTACGCTTGAGGACCGAAAAGTGAGATTCAAAATTGGAACTATTCAGTAATGTTTCGGTTATAGAGATGACTTTCGAGTGTTATTGATATGATTTGAAGTAGTTTTCGTGTAGGAATCTGCAGCTAAAACACACTTAATCTCAAAATTCGAAGTTCATATTCTTATGAAGATATACTTACTGTTCATCGAAGTTTTCATGAAGATGATGCAGTTTTGGATCAAGACACTTCACAAGATATCTTAATCGCAGGTCTAGAGATGCAGTCCGATTGATTTTGTTACTTAATTTGGTGATTGGCAAACTTTGATGTTCAACAGATGAACATATTCGTACGAGCAGGTTAATCTTTTTTTGGGATTGTCAGCGAGGATAAATTGTTTTTGCTTGattaatctttttttttatttaggtTATTTCTGCTTCTGCTAACTGCATCGTTTGGTGGATTGGGGTCGAGTTTTGAACTGTTTTTGAAGAACGCCGCCAACAGCCACCGTGAGCCGCCGCCTGAAACTCGCCTGAAACTCGTCGGATTCTGCTGTTGAACAATTACTATTTCCAGGTTTTTGTGAAGGGTTTTTTTCATGTGCTACCATTTTGTGTAGGGTTTGTATCATTATTAGTTGAGCAACAAATTTAGGTGTTACAAAAACTCGATGAGAGTATAGAATTTGTTGGGTTTGGGTTTGaatgtgataaaaataataataattgattatttGAGTTTAATTGAGTATTTGTTGTGTTTGAATTTGTTGGTGGGTGATTAAATGGAACCCTAAAGAGGTGAAAGATAATCAGGATGGACTAAATGACGGTTTTAccctcacatgcgtggcacatgACCGAAGTTAATGGATCTTTTTAACGTCTGTTACTGACAGGGACCACCTACCCTCGTATTGTAAACCACAAGGACCAAGAACGACGAAAATGAACATCAGGGACCATTtaccccatttcatgtaaaccaTAGGGACCATTTATCCAATTTTCTCTAACATATTTAAAGATCAAAAAATATATTTTGTATCTATCAATATTTGTGTTTCCTTTAGTATTGTTGAAAAAGATACTACTAAATAAGTTAATGAAATCAGATATATCTACCATTCAAATTGATAAATTCACTATAATTCTGCATTGATACAGTGCAAATATTTAATTTATAAGTATATTGTATTTAGACCAGAAAACAGTTGAACATATGATACTTACTTGCCCAAAAGTAAAAGATTTATGGTCTAGAATTCTTTGTTGGTATAATTCGGGATTGAATGCATTTGTGGGTGTTGGCGAAATGTTTCAAGGTATAAAGCCGGGTGCAAATCATAGTTCGAATTAAGTCAAAAGTTTGGCAAGCTATCGAATGGGTTACAGGTTATATGATTTGAAAAAATAGAAATTTGAAAGTTTTTGAAAACATTGGTGTGGAGCTTCAGCGGTTAATGAAATTCAAGCAAAAAGCTTCCTTTGGATTTCGATGAGAGCCAAAAAAACTAAATTTGGATTGGCAACAATGGCTAGTTAATCCTAGTGTTTATGACGACCATGGCTAATTCGCGATCTTTGCTTTTGTTGTCTTCCTAGTTTCGCATTTGGTCAAGTTTCGCATTTGGTCCAGTTTGTCGGTTCTGTACTTGTATTATGGGCAATGCGTGATTCTTGCTGCTAAATGCCCTTTGTAAGTATTTGACTATTAACAAAATTTGTGCCTTACAAAAAAGTATATTGTATTTATCAATTTAAATATTTAATGTATAAGTATATTGTATATCAAAATGGTGGATGTATAAACTTCGTAAGTTAATCATCTAAAATCTCTACATCTCTATCTGACTAGCTAGTGTAAAAAAACCAAATGGCGTAGAATTAGTGCAACCTGGTGTATTTAACGCGTAGTAATTTCTTTCATATTCAAACAAACTAGTGATTATAAAAAAGAATAGAAAAAAAATCAAACGGGCCCTAAATGACTATTCTGTGCAAGTCGGTCACAAGTATTTTTTCCATTGTTGGAGACTTTTTGACTTGGTCTATTCTTCACACCACCTATATAATCAATCCAAACAACATATACAAACATACAACTTAATCAACTAAACCAACCCACAAAAATGGCTCATAACATCTCCACCTTGCTCTCATTCATTACAATATTCCTAGCAACCTTGCAGCTCATCGCTGCGGTTGACTACACCGTGACCAACACAGCCGCAACCACCGCTGGTGGCATCAAGTTCACCCAAGACATAGGAGATGAATACACCACCCAAACCTTAAACTCCGCCACAAACTTCATATGGACAACATTTGACCAAACCTCAGACTCCGATAAAAAAGACGTATCACAAGtaaatgtattcattgatgatatgGATGGTGTCGCATACACTTCCAACAACGAAATCCATGTTAGTGCTAAATACATTCAAGGGTATTCGGGTGACGTTAAGACCGAAATAACTGGTGTACTTTATCATGAAATGACACATGTTTGGCAATGGAATGGGAATGGACAAGCACCAGGAGGTTTGATTGAAGGGATTGCGGATTATGTGAGGTTAAAGGCCGGGTATGCACCAAGCCATTGGGTTCAACCGGGACAAGGTGATAGATGGGATCAAGGGTATGACGTTACGGCTCGGTTTTTAGACTATTGTAATGGTATTAGAAATGGGTTTGTGGCTGAACTTAATAAGAAGATGAGAGGTGGTTATAGTGATGGTTTCTTTGTTGATTTGCTCGGAAAAACGGTTGATCAACTGTGGGATGAATACAAAGCTTAAGAATTTAAAGTTTAGCAAATTTACATTATTGGCTAAActttcttattatatatatatatatatatatatatatatatatatatatatatatatatatatatatatatatatatatatatatatatatatatatatatacactttacttGCAACAAGATATGAAATGATCGACCTTTATATACGTTTTGTATCTCACTTGATAACTATTGTATAACTATTTGATGAATAAACATAAATCTTCATAAATAATTATTGTATGTACAACTATTAGATACCGAGTTGGGTTTATATGTATGTTTTAGGATAATATTATGTTTGGTGGTTTGTGTTAGTCTGCAATTTCAATAGCAATTTCAATATCGCTCTGTAATTTTAATGTAGTCGTTTGTATTGTATAAGACGTGTAGAGCGAGCGTTAAAGGGCTTGGTCGTTTGATACCAACTAATTCTACTCAATGTGTAACCACTAGATCATTATATTcgaaataataagtaaataaataaataacttacacCAGTGTCTTTATTGTATACGTTgtatacaagttttaattataatatGAATTAATGTAACAACTTTTGAATTAATGTAACaacttttagagttattattaacacgtTTTAAAGTCTTGTACATTTGAATAATCGACATTTTAAAAATAATAGATAATTGTTATGTACAACACTTTCTAGCGTGTTAATGACAATCTTTAAGGTTTCCTCAAAAAAGTTCTATTTTGCACTTTTAGCTTTATTTGATTGCAAATCATAATGATTTTAAATaaagaagaaaaataaagaaatattaaattaaattaaatataaaagtaAAACATTATTCAAGACTTACCATGTAAATTTTGGAGTTTTGAATCATCCTTCTTTATTAGTTTGAGTCAAGTTTGAGGCCCAAGGGACTAAGACCTGTTGTAGCGGTGGAGGAAAACGGCGTGGGAGGGTGATGTGTCACCTGGTGCCGCCCCCCACCTCCCGTAACGAGGCGTGGCCAGAAGGGTGAAGAGGCGCGTTCCTGAATCTGCAACGGGGATGGCAACGgctgttgtttactttttttaattttttattaatttaaaaatattattttatatcccTTTTAATAcctaacccaattatattttaacacattatCATAATACTCTTAACCTACACCAAAAActcacaccaccactactccaaaaAAACAACAcacacgtcctagtcatcaaaaatGTACAAAAAGCAACTCACGCCCCCAACCACTACAAGTGGTCTAATTGGATTGGTGTTTTTAGGCCTATACCAACCGATAGGCTTTATCATTCACGTTAttcttaatttatttattttttggaaAAACTTATTATGAACTATGAAGTAACATTAAACCATTTAAACCGATCAGAAGATTAACAATTACAGTCAATTCAAAAGAAAATCCTAATCAACTCAAACAAACAACATAAAAAGTAACTTAAACAAATAGTCCCAACATGGAATTGGCATGGGGCTTCTGATCTTCTATTCTCAGTTTCTCAAGCTCGCAGACTCATTGATTTGGTGGATATTATTCCTTCTTCGCATCATATCTTTTGGAACAAGTTTCTCCCCATCAAGGTTAATCTTTTCTTTTGGCGGCTTCATCTTGATCGCCTTCCAACTAAGGTGAATCTAATGGCTCGTAATAGTCCCAACAAGAGAGTAAGAAAAAACATTTACTACGAAACTAAATAGAACAAAAACACCAATATATAACAacctattatatttttatatttcaaAATACGATGTAATCAAATCTATTATATCTTCATCAACAATAGTTGTTCGATTTAATTATATCCTATTTTTCGTGCAATTGAATATACATAATACTTTAGATTTTACCAAACAAAATTACCAAAGATCAAGGTGGTGGCACACACTCCCACGTCCGTGAAATATTATTAGTCAAGTAATCTCATCAAACCACTTCCAACCGATGTTGGACTAAATGAATGAATGAGTGGACAACTATACGACTTGATGGACTTATCAGCCCAGCTCACATTAACATTTTGTCATAAATAGTGAACGCTGTCTTTTATGTAGACCCATCGGGCAGGGATAATCGTTCCCTGAGAAAAGAGAATTTTGATGCGGAATCTTCTGGTCCTACGATAAGTGTCTACCATTCAATTACGCAATATTGTTGGATCGGGCTTTCACTCATTGTCCAATTTTCCCCACTGAATAATTGGTCTTTTCTAAGATCCACACTTACCACGTAATACCTTAATTATAAATTCTGTAGTATACGAAAcataaacataaaacataaatagaTATATGGCTCTCATGTCCCCGTTTTCCATCGTCATTTTCAAAAAGCGGGAGGAAATGACGCAAGAATAGCACTACTCATGCTATTGATGTTATTGGAAGAACGTTGAAGTCGCGAAAATAACATAACCGGTATGTGGAAGTGATCTTTTTTTTAGTTTTTTGGCAAAAACCGATCAACATAAAATAAGGCGCCTAAAAGACTGTCATCGGTTCCCTTTTATGGCCAAAGCCCTATTTCCAAACGTCAGTATGTCAATTTATCCTCCGTTGAGGCGTCTTTGGACAGAAGTGTGATCTTGGTCAATATTGCTTTGTTCGATAATGAAAAATTGAAGACGTTGTTGGTTGGCCGAAACACTAGTATAGCCTATTGTAGCAAGATTTGATTATTTCGGTGTATTGTCATATGTCAGAAACTAAGGCTCGTGTTCTTATTGTTCAACCAATTCTGAAGAGTTTGTAATGGTTGCTCCATTGGCGAATAAGGGATCTATATTCTAGATTTGTGTGGTTGGATATTTGAGGCGTACCTACTAAATACGCTTCGTCGGATATCGCTAACGATATTGCTAGTGTTTATGGTGATGTAATCTCGTTTGCTACAACGTCAGCAACGCAAGGAAATGTAGGATCTATGTTTACTTTCGTCAAGTCATCATCAGTGTAGCATATTCACAAATTAATTGATGTGGTGTTGGAGACCGAGGTTGATTGTAACAATGCCCAAGTGTGGGTAAACGAAGTTATGGATATTTATGGTTTTGAACGGTTGAGTGAAGATGTAACAGGCTGAATTAATGTCTAGACGTAAGTTACTCTTTTGCCATTAGAATGTTAAATGTTTATGTGTGATTATTTTTAATTGTGTATTTATAATTATCTGATGGTTTAATTAGATGAGTTTTGTGATGAGCGTCACATAACATATTTTTTATTAAATTTAGACTCCGTTAgagtgtgatggccccgtcaatacacttaacggatccgtcacttggtcccacagcttgatcgaacttaaatgaatttaataaacgacattgcatttttttatttcaaaagtttcccgaaaaggaaacataccaaaatatgtagtttaaacaacccaacatattaataaccaaagttgacattaaaacattgtcaacaaaacccacaagtttaaattattcaaaaatagaatgcaagttcaaagtttcataaatgtttaacaaaatcttcccaaatgcatgcagactcttctaatacagcggaagcatcaaacaaacttaagtacatgtgaaaacattcgagtaaactgtcaacaaaaatgttgagtgaattataggtttaaaaaacgtataagctttagaccacaagattcaaaatgttagaaaacataaaacattattccattatcaatgagccacctggtaaccacttaaccctttatttatccttgccaaacacaataaataatatacactgaacaagtgtatcttcaactgaatacgaagtactaaacatttcgattataaattgctagcgcgactagctcgaaatgaggttgtcaaacccgatagatctatccgtaggattcgcgttcaccagtagaaaccagtgattacagttacagactagggaatatttttgttcaactcataatgaataatttaaatttaattgccacttgtgtctaaacgtaaaataaaatgcatgtaatcacatcccaaaaatatactttgaaaagtatgtaaaaacggaactataactcaccttaaagcaaatgaagtaaccagacaaaaaatgcgaacagcaatgaagtaaagtgatcaggaatgatcacaacgccgacctataaataaagcaggtcgatataaataactaactaaggtcaagtcttagtatgataactattgtacatgttgcaagtagacatagaataatactcaaaatgcatcggtttgatcggaaagcgtacggacacacactttctatttttagaaagtttctatttttagcatgtttccatttttggaaagtttctatttttggaaagtttctattgtaggaaagtttctatttttggaatgtttccaaatttagaaagtttccatatttagagagtttctatttttagaaagtttataagttaggaaagtttccttaattagaaagtcaacaaaagtcaactgaaagtcaaagtcaaccgaaagtcaactcaaaagtcaaccttgatcaaacatagtcaacataaattttaaaagtataagttatattaataatataggttataatgttaattaaagtcatatatgtataattatgtcataacataagtttaattaaattaaatgaattattaaagttaacataagtttaaatgatataattaatataacataagtatttaattaattaattaaatattagtcataatgtaagtattattaattaataataaattttaaatcatatcataagtattattaattaataatgaattattaatcatatcataagtttctatttataattattaaatcataagtagttaataattaaattataattaaataataactaagccttataataattaaataattatttaatccttattataagtcttataataatatctcattatataagtttaatacttatcataagtattttccattaataataaaaatattattaatcataagtttaattaaaagtttaattaaatcataggtAATTAAATaagaatataataaatatatatcataagtcttaaattataataattactttttatatcataagtaatttattaataatgaaattcattatttatatcataagtcataattattaaccataagttttaattaaaagttcatcgggtcataacttgagccccggaaaTCAGTTTtcagcgagtcttatatatatctttgcctaaccaacccatacgacacattagtgtacttaagaacaccccaagaacatccaccaagtcgtgacctacagccattattcaacttggagctttaatccgttcaaaaacatgttttagtcataacgggtgatccgtggctcggatttcgatgacccgaacatgaaagttcatccaatcattaaacctaacacactagtacaccttaaagactccaaaagtggtcacaagtcggaccatacctataccaattcgttcttacaatttaatttcaattaaacaccattttaatcatatctagagctccgggaatcgaaataacatgaattcggagtctaaaattaatgtcttgatgagaggaactcatctaaacactttaatttcacttataTATCAGTTATGTTCTCAGAAAATAACAAACAAACCGCtctcccaaaacaatcaaaccgaaaacatatataatcgagcatttctacgcatacaatcaacaatacaataacatataagcatcatactatcataatatcacataaaaagagaaaaataaatgaaaaattaaaaagctgaggttagggtttataccctaatcgagaaaagaAAGATATGAGCGTGTAGAGATCAGAGAGATGAACGCGGTTGTGTAAACGATTAGAGGATCCAAGCTTTAttttagatgaagatgatgatgatgttgtgtatAGGTGACGGTcaaggagagaaaaagagaggaagaaAAGCAGTCTAACCTCAGCTAATTTGAGACAGCgaatagtcaacttcttcttcagagtggTCACAATaaaggagcgg
This genomic window from Rutidosis leptorrhynchoides isolate AG116_Rl617_1_P2 chromosome 2, CSIRO_AGI_Rlap_v1, whole genome shotgun sequence contains:
- the LOC139890923 gene encoding uncharacterized protein, whose product is MAHNISTLLSFITIFLATLQLIAAVDYTVTNTAATTAGGIKFTQDIGDEYTTQTLNSATNFIWTTFDQTSDSDKKDVSQVNVFIDDMDGVAYTSNNEIHVSAKYIQGYSGDVKTEITGVLYHEMTHVWQWNGNGQAPGGLIEGIADYVRLKAGYAPSHWVQPGQGDRWDQGYDVTARFLDYCNGIRNGFVAELNKKMRGGYSDGFFVDLLGKTVDQLWDEYKA